A window from Pseudomonas moraviensis encodes these proteins:
- the mnmA gene encoding tRNA 2-thiouridine(34) synthase MnmA — MRDPAPSDTSKKRVIVGMSGGVDSSVSALLLIEQGYEVEGLFMKNWEEDDGTEYCTAMDDLADAQAVCDKIGIKLHTANFAAEYWDNVFEHFLAEYKAGRTPNPDILCNREIKFKAFLDYAMMLGADLIATGHYVRRRDIDGRTELLKGLDPNKDQSYFLHAVGGEQIAKTLFPVGELEKPEVRAIAEKYELATAKKKDSTGICFIGERRFSDFLKQYLPAQPGEIKTTEGDVIGRHHGLMYHTIGQRQGLGIGGLKDAGDEPWYVLRKDLETNELIVGQGNNHPWLFSSALLASEIYWVNPIDLSQPLRLTAKVRYRQSDQACTLEKTADGYRAVFDEPQRAVTPGQSVVFYDGEICLGGGVIEVAEPWSGQA, encoded by the coding sequence ATGCGTGATCCAGCCCCTTCTGACACATCCAAGAAGCGCGTCATTGTCGGCATGTCCGGCGGCGTGGACTCTTCCGTTTCCGCCCTTCTGCTGATCGAGCAGGGTTATGAAGTGGAAGGCCTGTTCATGAAGAACTGGGAAGAAGACGACGGAACGGAATACTGCACCGCCATGGACGACCTGGCGGATGCGCAGGCTGTCTGCGACAAGATCGGCATCAAGTTGCACACCGCCAACTTCGCTGCCGAGTACTGGGACAACGTGTTCGAGCACTTCCTCGCCGAATACAAGGCCGGGCGCACGCCGAACCCGGACATCCTGTGTAACCGCGAGATCAAGTTCAAAGCGTTCCTCGACTACGCAATGATGCTCGGCGCCGACCTGATCGCCACCGGCCACTACGTGCGCCGCCGCGACATCGACGGTCGCACCGAGCTGCTCAAGGGGCTCGATCCGAACAAGGATCAGAGCTACTTCCTGCACGCCGTTGGCGGCGAACAGATTGCCAAGACCCTGTTCCCGGTCGGCGAACTGGAAAAGCCTGAAGTCCGCGCGATTGCCGAGAAATACGAACTGGCCACCGCCAAGAAGAAGGACTCCACCGGGATCTGCTTCATCGGCGAGCGGCGCTTCAGCGATTTCCTCAAGCAATACCTGCCGGCGCAACCGGGCGAGATCAAGACCACCGAAGGCGATGTCATCGGCCGTCATCACGGCTTGATGTACCACACCATCGGCCAGCGTCAGGGTCTGGGCATCGGCGGCTTGAAAGATGCCGGCGACGAGCCGTGGTACGTGCTGCGCAAGGACCTGGAGACCAACGAGCTGATCGTCGGTCAGGGCAACAACCATCCGTGGTTGTTCTCCAGCGCCCTGCTCGCTTCGGAAATCTATTGGGTCAACCCGATCGACCTGAGCCAGCCGCTGCGCCTGACGGCGAAAGTGCGTTATCGCCAGAGCGATCAGGCCTGCACCCTGGAAAAAACCGCGGACGGCTATCGCGCCGTGTTCGACGAGCCGCAACGCGCGGTGACGCCGGGCCAATCGGTGGTGTTCTATGACGGTGAGATCTGCCTCGGCGGCGGCGTGATCGAAGTGGCCGAGCCGTGGAGCGGCCAGGCATGA
- a CDS encoding NUDIX hydrolase: MEWLPHITVATIVEDNGRFLMVEEHKGGRNVLNQPAGHLDPDETLIDAAIRETLEETGWDVDPTGVIGIYLYTAPSNGVTYQRVCFSAKAVQHHPDYQLDDGIIGAKWLTREELIAQRDNWRSELIIRCIDDYLAGHHFSLELIRPSL; encoded by the coding sequence ATGGAATGGCTCCCCCACATCACCGTCGCCACCATCGTCGAGGACAATGGCCGCTTTCTGATGGTCGAAGAACACAAAGGCGGCCGTAACGTGCTCAACCAGCCCGCCGGCCATCTCGATCCGGATGAAACCCTGATCGACGCGGCCATTCGCGAAACCCTCGAAGAAACCGGCTGGGACGTCGACCCCACCGGGGTGATCGGCATTTATCTGTACACCGCACCGAGCAACGGCGTGACTTACCAGCGTGTCTGCTTCAGCGCCAAAGCCGTGCAGCACCACCCGGATTACCAGCTTGACGACGGGATCATCGGCGCCAAGTGGCTGACCCGCGAGGAATTAATCGCCCAGCGCGATAACTGGCGCAGCGAGCTGATCATCCGCTGCATCGACGATTATCTGGCCGGCCATCACTTCAGCCTCGAGCTGATCCGCCCTTCTCTTTAG
- a CDS encoding NADP-dependent isocitrate dehydrogenase: MPTRSKIIYTFTDEAPALATYSLLPIIEAYTASADIAVETRDISLAARILASFPEQLGDKAVADHLAELGDLAVTPEANIIKLPNISASVPQLQAAIKELQAQGYNLPDYPETVTSDADKDAKARYDKVKGSAVNPVLREGNSDRRAPLSVKNYARKHPHKMGAWAKDSKSHVAHMSTGDFYGSEKAVLIDAADAVKIELVAKDGSAIVLKEKTTVQAGEILDCAVMSKNALRAFIAAEIESAKAQGVLLSVHLKATMMKVSDPIMFGQIVAEFYKDALTKHADVLNQIGFNLNNGIGDLYARIKALPAEQQAQIEADIAAVYAVRPSLAMVNSDKGITNLHVPSDVIVDASMPAMIRDSGKMWGTDGQLHDTKAVIPDRCYATIYQAVIEDCKANGAFDPTTMGSVPNVGLMAKKAEEYGSHDKTFQIKADGVVRVTDSKGKLLMEQAVEAGDIFRMCQTKDAPIQDWVKLAVNRARASSTPAIFWLDPMRAHDGVVIEKVQAYLKDHDTSGLDIQIMAPVDAMKYTLQRTREGKDTISVTGNVLRDYLTDLFPIMELGTSAKMLSIVPLMNGGGLFETGAGGSAPKHVQQLVEENFLRWDSLGEFLALAASLEHLGVNYNNPKALVLSKTLDQATGQFLDNNKSPSRKVGNIDNRGSHFYLAMYWAQALAAQTEDAALQAQFATLAKTLTENEATIVAELNAVQGKPVDIGGYYHADAELISKAMRPSETFNKAIAALV; this comes from the coding sequence ATGCCCACCCGCTCGAAGATCATCTATACCTTCACCGACGAAGCTCCTGCCCTCGCCACCTATTCCCTGCTGCCGATCATCGAGGCTTACACCGCCTCGGCCGATATCGCCGTGGAAACCCGCGATATCTCTCTTGCAGCGCGCATCCTGGCCAGCTTCCCCGAGCAACTGGGCGACAAAGCCGTAGCCGACCACCTCGCCGAACTGGGCGACCTGGCCGTTACGCCTGAAGCCAACATCATCAAGCTGCCGAACATCAGTGCATCGGTGCCACAGCTGCAAGCCGCGATCAAAGAATTGCAGGCACAGGGCTACAACCTGCCGGATTACCCGGAAACCGTGACCAGCGACGCCGACAAAGACGCCAAGGCGCGCTACGACAAGGTCAAGGGCAGCGCCGTGAACCCGGTTCTGCGTGAAGGCAACTCCGACCGCCGCGCTCCGCTGTCGGTGAAGAACTACGCGCGCAAGCACCCGCACAAAATGGGCGCCTGGGCCAAGGACTCCAAGTCTCACGTCGCTCACATGAGCACCGGCGATTTCTACGGCAGCGAAAAAGCTGTCCTGATCGACGCCGCTGACGCAGTGAAGATCGAGCTGGTCGCCAAGGACGGTAGCGCTATCGTTCTGAAAGAAAAAACCACCGTTCAGGCTGGCGAGATCCTCGATTGCGCCGTGATGAGCAAAAACGCTCTGCGCGCGTTCATCGCTGCCGAGATCGAAAGCGCCAAGGCTCAGGGCGTACTGCTCTCGGTGCACTTGAAAGCAACCATGATGAAGGTTTCCGACCCGATCATGTTCGGCCAGATCGTTGCCGAGTTCTATAAAGACGCACTGACCAAGCACGCTGACGTGCTGAACCAGATCGGCTTCAACCTGAACAACGGCATCGGCGATCTGTACGCGCGCATCAAGGCCCTGCCGGCCGAGCAGCAAGCGCAGATCGAAGCGGATATCGCCGCGGTCTACGCCGTTCGTCCATCGCTGGCGATGGTCAACTCCGACAAAGGCATCACCAACCTGCACGTGCCGAGCGACGTCATCGTCGACGCCTCGATGCCGGCGATGATCCGTGACTCCGGCAAGATGTGGGGCACCGATGGTCAGCTGCACGACACCAAGGCAGTTATCCCGGATCGCTGCTACGCGACCATCTACCAGGCCGTGATCGAAGACTGCAAAGCCAATGGCGCTTTCGATCCGACCACTATGGGCAGCGTGCCAAACGTTGGCCTGATGGCGAAGAAAGCCGAAGAGTACGGCTCCCACGACAAGACCTTCCAGATCAAGGCTGACGGCGTCGTTCGCGTCACCGACAGCAAAGGCAAGCTGCTGATGGAGCAGGCTGTCGAAGCCGGCGACATCTTCCGCATGTGCCAGACCAAAGACGCGCCGATCCAGGACTGGGTCAAACTGGCCGTCAACCGTGCTCGCGCGAGCAGCACGCCGGCGATCTTCTGGCTCGACCCGATGCGCGCTCACGATGGCGTGGTGATCGAGAAGGTTCAGGCTTATCTGAAGGATCACGACACCAGCGGTCTGGACATCCAGATCATGGCCCCGGTCGATGCGATGAAGTACACCCTGCAGCGCACCCGCGAAGGCAAGGACACCATTTCGGTGACCGGCAACGTACTGCGCGACTACCTGACCGACCTGTTCCCGATCATGGAACTGGGCACCAGCGCCAAGATGCTGTCGATCGTGCCGCTGATGAACGGCGGTGGCCTGTTCGAAACCGGCGCCGGCGGCTCGGCTCCGAAGCACGTGCAGCAACTGGTTGAAGAAAACTTCCTGCGCTGGGATTCGCTGGGTGAGTTCCTCGCCCTCGCCGCTTCCCTCGAGCATCTGGGCGTGAACTACAACAACCCGAAAGCGCTGGTGCTGTCGAAAACTCTGGACCAGGCCACTGGCCAGTTCCTCGACAACAACAAGTCGCCATCGCGCAAAGTCGGCAACATCGACAACCGCGGCAGCCACTTCTACCTGGCGATGTACTGGGCTCAGGCCCTGGCCGCCCAGACTGAAGACGCTGCACTGCAAGCGCAGTTCGCGACTCTGGCCAAGACGCTGACCGAGAACGAAGCGACCATCGTTGCCGAGCTCAACGCCGTTCAGGGCAAGCCAGTCGACATCGGCGGTTACTACCACGCCGACGCCGAGCTGATCAGCAAGGCCATGCGCCCAAGCGAAACCTTCAACAAAGCGATCGCTGCGCTGGTTTAA
- the icd gene encoding NADP-dependent isocitrate dehydrogenase translates to MGYKKIQVPAVGDKITVNADHSLNVPDNPIIPFIEGDGIGVDISPVMIKVVDAAVEKAYGGKRKISWMEVYAGEKATQVYDQDTWLPQETLDAVKDYVVSIKGPLTTPVGGGIRSLNVALRQQLDLYVCLRPVRWFEGVPSPVKKPGDVDMTIFRENSEDIYAGIEWKAGSPEATKVIKFLKEEMGVTKIRFDENCGIGVKPVSREGTRRLARKALQYVVDNDRDSLTIVHKGNIMKFTEGAFKEWAYEVAAEEFGATLLDGGPWMQFKNPKTGKNVVVKDAIADAMLQQILLRPAEYDVIATLNLNGDYLSDALAAEVGGIGIAPGANLSDTVAMFEATHGTAPKYAGKDQVNPGSLILSAEMMLRHMGWTEAADLIIKGTNGAIGAKTVTYDFERLMDGAKLVSSSGFGDALISHM, encoded by the coding sequence ATGGGTTACAAGAAGATTCAGGTTCCAGCCGTCGGCGACAAAATCACCGTCAATGCAGACCATTCTCTCAATGTTCCTGATAACCCGATCATCCCCTTCATCGAAGGTGACGGTATTGGTGTCGACATCAGTCCGGTGATGATCAAGGTTGTCGATGCTGCTGTTGAAAAGGCCTATGGCGGCAAGCGCAAGATTTCCTGGATGGAAGTCTACGCTGGCGAAAAAGCCACCCAGGTTTACGATCAGGACACCTGGCTGCCGCAGGAAACCCTCGACGCCGTGAAGGATTACGTAGTCTCCATCAAAGGCCCGCTGACCACCCCGGTCGGTGGCGGCATCCGCTCGCTGAACGTGGCCCTGCGTCAGCAACTCGACCTGTACGTCTGCCTGCGCCCGGTGCGCTGGTTCGAAGGCGTGCCAAGCCCGGTGAAAAAGCCCGGCGATGTCGACATGACCATCTTCCGCGAGAACTCCGAAGACATTTATGCCGGCATCGAGTGGAAGGCCGGTTCGCCGGAAGCCACCAAGGTAATCAAATTCCTTAAAGAAGAAATGGGCGTCACCAAGATCCGTTTCGACGAAAACTGCGGCATCGGCGTCAAGCCTGTATCCCGCGAAGGCACCAGGCGCCTGGCGCGCAAGGCCCTGCAATACGTGGTCGACAATGACCGCGACTCGCTGACCATCGTGCACAAAGGCAACATCATGAAGTTCACCGAAGGTGCCTTCAAGGAATGGGCCTACGAGGTGGCGGCCGAAGAGTTCGGCGCGACCCTGCTCGATGGCGGCCCGTGGATGCAGTTCAAGAACCCGAAAACCGGCAAGAACGTTGTGGTCAAGGACGCCATCGCCGACGCCATGCTCCAGCAGATCCTGCTGCGCCCGGCCGAGTACGATGTGATTGCCACTCTCAACCTCAACGGTGATTACCTGTCAGATGCCCTGGCGGCGGAAGTGGGCGGTATCGGCATCGCGCCGGGCGCCAACCTGTCCGACACCGTGGCGATGTTCGAAGCGACCCACGGTACCGCGCCGAAATATGCCGGCAAGGATCAGGTCAACCCGGGCTCGCTGATTCTCTCGGCCGAGATGATGTTGCGTCACATGGGCTGGACTGAAGCGGCGGACCTGATCATCAAGGGCACCAACGGTGCGATCGGCGCGAAGACTGTTACTTATGATTTCGAGCGTTTGATGGATGGGGCCAAGCTGGTTTCGTCTTCGGGGTTCGGGGATGCGTTGATTTCGCATATGTAA
- a CDS encoding cold shock domain-containing protein has translation MAVGKVKWFNNAKGFGFINTDSREGRDEDGKDIDFFAHYSAILMDGYKTLKAGQTVKFEIVQGPKGLHAVAIESVITEPSTASESAAVGAAAAAAAATAKAMS, from the coding sequence ATGGCTGTCGGCAAGGTGAAATGGTTCAACAATGCCAAGGGATTCGGCTTTATCAATACCGACTCCCGGGAAGGCCGCGATGAGGATGGCAAGGACATTGATTTCTTCGCCCACTACTCGGCCATCCTGATGGACGGGTACAAGACGCTGAAAGCGGGCCAGACGGTGAAATTCGAGATCGTGCAAGGTCCGAAGGGACTGCATGCGGTAGCCATTGAGTCCGTAATCACCGAACCATCCACCGCTTCTGAAAGTGCCGCTGTCGGCGCAGCTGCCGCCGCCGCTGCCGCAACTGCCAAGGCGATGAGCTGA
- the clpS gene encoding ATP-dependent Clp protease adapter ClpS yields MHAISQIRLTFNQDRPLLQKDLPQEHDDDSAGVAVQEAKPALQAPPMYKVVLFNDDYTPMDFVVEVLEVFFNLNRELATKVMLAVHTEGRAVCGVFTRDIAETKAMQVNQYARESQHPLLCEIEKDG; encoded by the coding sequence ATGCATGCAATCAGCCAGATTCGACTAACATTCAATCAGGATCGCCCGCTTCTCCAAAAGGATCTTCCACAGGAGCACGACGACGATTCGGCAGGCGTTGCTGTTCAGGAAGCAAAGCCCGCGTTACAGGCGCCGCCGATGTACAAGGTGGTTTTGTTCAACGATGACTACACACCGATGGATTTCGTCGTCGAAGTGCTCGAGGTGTTTTTTAACCTGAATCGCGAGCTGGCGACCAAGGTCATGCTGGCCGTCCATACAGAAGGCCGGGCAGTATGTGGAGTGTTTACCCGCGACATCGCCGAGACAAAGGCCATGCAGGTCAACCAGTACGCCAGGGAAAGCCAGCATCCGCTACTCTGTGAAATCGAGAAGGACGGTTAA
- the clpA gene encoding ATP-dependent Clp protease ATP-binding subunit ClpA, producing the protein MLNRELEVTLNLAFKEARSKRHEFMTVEHLLLALLDNEAAATVLRACGANLDKLKHDLQEFIDSTTPLIPVHDEDRETQPTLGFQRVLQRAVFHVQSSGKREVTGANVLVAIFSEQESQAVFLLKQQSVARIDVVNYIAHGISKVPGHGDHSEGEQDMQDDEGGESSSSGNPLDAYASNLNELARQGRIDPLVGRESEVERVAQILARRRKNNPLLVGEAGVGKTAIAEGLAKRIVDNQVPDLLANAVVYSLDLGALLAGTKYRGDFEKRFKALLNELKKRPQAILFIDEIHTIIGAGAASGGVMDASNLLKPLLSSGDIRCIGSTTFQEFRGIFEKDRALARRFQKVDVVEPSVEDTIGILRGLKGRFEQHHNIEYSDESLRAAAELASRYINDRHMPDKAIDVIDEAGAYQRLQPVEMRVKRIEVPQVEDIVAKIARIPPKHVTSSDKELLRNLERDLKLTVFGQDAAIDSLSTAIKLSRAGLKSPDKPVGSFLFAGPTGVGKTEAARQLAKALGIELVRFDMSEYMERHTVSRLIGAPPGYVGFDQGGLLTEAITKQPHCVLLLDEIEKAHPEVFNLLLQVMDHGTLTDNNGRKADFRNVIVIMTTNAGAETAARASIGFTHQDHSSDAMEVIKKSFTPEFRNRLDTIIQFGRLSHEVIKSVVDKFLTELQAQLEDKRVLLEVTDAARSWLAAGGYDSAMGARPMARLIQDKIKRPLAEEILFGELAEHGGVVHIDIKDGELTFDFETTAEMA; encoded by the coding sequence ATGTTAAACCGCGAGCTCGAAGTCACCCTCAATCTAGCCTTCAAGGAGGCTCGTTCGAAGCGTCATGAGTTCATGACCGTCGAACATCTCCTGCTGGCCCTATTGGATAATGAGGCTGCCGCCACCGTTTTGCGTGCCTGCGGCGCAAACCTCGACAAACTCAAGCATGATCTGCAGGAGTTCATCGACTCCACCACGCCATTGATCCCCGTGCATGACGAGGATCGTGAGACCCAGCCAACCCTGGGCTTCCAGCGTGTCCTGCAGCGTGCTGTTTTTCACGTACAGAGCTCGGGCAAACGCGAAGTGACCGGCGCCAACGTGCTGGTCGCCATCTTCAGTGAGCAAGAGAGTCAGGCAGTGTTCCTGCTGAAACAGCAGAGCGTTGCGCGCATCGATGTCGTCAACTACATCGCCCACGGCATTTCCAAAGTACCGGGGCACGGCGATCACTCTGAAGGTGAACAAGATATGCAGGACGACGAGGGCGGTGAGTCTTCTTCTTCAGGCAATCCTCTGGATGCTTATGCCAGCAACCTCAACGAACTCGCGCGCCAGGGTCGCATCGATCCGTTGGTCGGCCGCGAATCGGAAGTCGAGCGTGTCGCGCAGATTCTCGCGCGCCGGCGCAAGAACAACCCGCTGCTGGTCGGCGAAGCAGGCGTGGGTAAAACCGCGATTGCCGAAGGTCTGGCCAAGCGCATCGTCGACAACCAGGTGCCGGATCTGCTGGCCAATGCGGTTGTTTATTCCCTCGATCTTGGCGCTCTGCTCGCGGGCACCAAGTATCGCGGTGATTTCGAGAAGCGCTTCAAGGCGCTGCTCAATGAGCTGAAGAAACGTCCGCAGGCGATCCTGTTCATCGACGAGATTCACACCATCATTGGTGCGGGTGCTGCCTCCGGTGGCGTGATGGATGCGTCCAACCTGCTCAAGCCGCTGCTGTCGTCTGGCGACATTCGCTGCATCGGTTCGACTACGTTCCAGGAATTTCGCGGCATCTTCGAGAAGGACCGTGCCTTGGCGCGTCGTTTCCAGAAGGTCGATGTCGTCGAGCCGTCGGTGGAAGACACCATCGGTATCCTGCGTGGCCTGAAAGGGCGTTTCGAGCAGCATCACAACATCGAGTACAGCGACGAGTCGTTGCGTGCCGCTGCCGAACTGGCGTCGCGCTACATCAATGACCGGCACATGCCGGACAAGGCCATCGACGTGATCGACGAGGCGGGCGCCTATCAGCGTCTGCAACCAGTGGAGATGCGCGTCAAGCGAATCGAAGTGCCACAGGTCGAAGACATCGTTGCGAAGATCGCGCGGATTCCGCCTAAGCACGTCACCAGTTCCGACAAGGAGCTGCTGCGTAATCTGGAGCGTGACCTGAAGCTGACGGTGTTTGGTCAGGACGCGGCGATCGACTCGCTGTCGACCGCGATCAAGCTGTCCCGCGCCGGGCTCAAGTCGCCTGACAAGCCAGTCGGTTCGTTCCTGTTCGCAGGACCTACCGGTGTCGGTAAAACCGAGGCTGCGCGGCAACTGGCCAAAGCGTTGGGGATCGAACTGGTTCGCTTCGACATGTCCGAGTACATGGAGCGTCACACCGTATCGCGTCTGATCGGTGCACCTCCAGGCTATGTCGGATTCGATCAGGGCGGTCTGTTGACCGAGGCGATTACCAAGCAGCCGCACTGCGTATTGCTGCTCGATGAAATCGAGAAGGCGCATCCGGAAGTCTTCAATCTGCTGTTGCAGGTCATGGACCACGGCACGCTGACCGATAACAACGGGCGCAAGGCGGACTTCCGCAACGTGATCGTAATCATGACCACCAACGCCGGTGCCGAAACGGCCGCGCGGGCTTCGATCGGTTTCACCCATCAGGATCACTCGTCCGATGCGATGGAAGTGATCAAGAAGAGCTTTACGCCGGAATTCCGTAACCGTCTGGACACCATTATCCAGTTTGGTCGCCTCAGCCATGAGGTCATCAAAAGCGTGGTGGACAAGTTCCTCACCGAACTGCAGGCGCAGCTGGAAGACAAGCGCGTGTTGCTCGAGGTTACCGATGCGGCGCGCAGCTGGCTGGCGGCCGGTGGTTACGATTCGGCAATGGGCGCACGTCCGATGGCGCGTCTGATTCAGGACAAGATCAAGCGTCCGTTGGCGGAGGAGATTCTGTTTGGCGAACTGGCCGAGCATGGCGGTGTGGTGCACATCGACATCAAGGACGGGGAGTTGACGTTTGACTTCGAGACTACTGCGGAAATGGCCTGA
- the infA gene encoding translation initiation factor IF-1 → MSKEDSFEMEGTVVDTLPNTMFRVELENGHVVTAHISGKMRKNYIRILTGDKVRVELTPYDLSKGRITYRAR, encoded by the coding sequence ATGTCGAAAGAAGACAGCTTCGAAATGGAAGGCACTGTCGTCGACACCCTGCCCAACACCATGTTTCGTGTGGAGTTGGAAAATGGGCACGTCGTAACCGCGCATATTTCCGGCAAGATGCGCAAGAACTACATTCGTATTCTTACCGGTGACAAAGTGCGCGTCGAGCTGACGCCCTATGATTTGAGCAAAGGGCGGATCACTTACCGCGCTCGTTAA
- a CDS encoding arginyltransferase, producing MTELARLKFYATQPHSCSYLPEEQATTLFLDPSQPMDVHVYADLSEMGFRRSGDHLYRPHCQNCNACVPARIPSAQFIANRQQKRIYKRNADLQVQPVKPQFSEEYFDLYQRYIEQRHADGDMYPPSRDQFSTFLVRDLPFSRFYEFRLDGRLLAVAVTDLLPNGLSAVYTFYEPNEERRSLGRYAILWQIAESQRLGLEAVYLGYWIKNCKKMNYKTQYRPIELLINQRWVVLN from the coding sequence ATGACCGAGTTGGCGCGTTTGAAGTTCTATGCCACTCAGCCCCACTCTTGCAGTTATCTGCCCGAGGAGCAGGCCACGACGCTGTTTCTCGACCCGAGTCAGCCCATGGATGTGCACGTCTACGCAGATCTGTCGGAAATGGGCTTTCGTCGCAGCGGCGATCACCTGTACCGGCCGCATTGCCAGAATTGCAATGCGTGCGTGCCTGCGCGCATTCCTTCGGCCCAGTTCATTGCCAACCGCCAGCAAAAGCGAATCTACAAACGCAACGCCGATTTGCAAGTGCAGCCAGTCAAACCGCAGTTCAGTGAAGAATACTTCGACCTGTACCAGCGCTACATCGAACAGCGTCATGCCGACGGCGACATGTACCCGCCGAGCCGTGATCAGTTCTCGACGTTCCTGGTACGTGATCTGCCCTTCTCGCGCTTCTACGAGTTCCGACTCGACGGACGGCTGCTCGCGGTGGCGGTCACCGACCTGCTGCCAAACGGTCTGTCGGCGGTGTACACCTTCTACGAACCGAACGAAGAACGGCGCAGCCTCGGTCGTTACGCGATCCTCTGGCAAATCGCCGAGAGCCAGCGCTTGGGCCTTGAGGCGGTGTACCTGGGTTACTGGATCAAGAACTGCAAAAAGATGAACTACAAGACGCAATATCGGCCCATTGAATTGCTGATCAATCAGCGCTGGGTCGTCCTGAACTAA
- the aat gene encoding leucyl/phenylalanyl-tRNA--protein transferase: protein MLTWLQRNSLTFPPLEKAMREPNGLLAAGGDLSADRLIQAYRHGCFPWFSEGQPILWWSPDPRTVLFPDELHVSRSLGKLLRKQRYQVTFDQDFAAVIQACAAPRDYADGTWITEAMQDAYVELHRRGFAHSVEVWADGQLVGGLYGLAMGRLFFGESMFSRADNASKYGFATLVQHLKAAGFVLIDCQMPTDHLHSLGARSIPRREFADYLQRHLDQPNSATWVC from the coding sequence ATGCTGACTTGGTTACAACGTAATTCCCTGACCTTTCCGCCCCTGGAAAAAGCCATGCGCGAGCCAAACGGACTGCTCGCCGCCGGTGGCGATCTCTCCGCTGACCGGCTGATCCAGGCCTATCGCCACGGCTGTTTTCCCTGGTTCTCCGAGGGCCAACCGATTCTCTGGTGGTCGCCGGATCCGCGCACCGTGCTGTTTCCCGACGAACTGCACGTCTCGCGCAGTCTCGGCAAGTTGCTGCGCAAGCAACGCTATCAAGTGACCTTCGATCAGGATTTCGCCGCCGTCATCCAGGCCTGCGCTGCGCCTCGTGATTACGCCGATGGCACCTGGATCACTGAAGCCATGCAGGATGCCTACGTCGAACTGCATCGGCGCGGTTTCGCTCACTCGGTTGAAGTCTGGGCCGATGGACAACTGGTTGGCGGCCTGTATGGCCTGGCGATGGGTCGATTGTTTTTCGGCGAGTCGATGTTCAGCCGCGCCGACAACGCTTCCAAGTACGGCTTCGCCACCCTGGTGCAGCATTTGAAAGCCGCCGGCTTTGTCCTGATCGACTGCCAGATGCCGACCGATCACCTTCACAGCCTCGGTGCACGGTCGATTCCGCGCAGGGAATTCGCCGACTATCTGCAGCGCCATCTCGATCAACCGAATTCGGCGACATGGGTTTGCTGA